In one bacterium genomic region, the following are encoded:
- a CDS encoding transporter substrate-binding domain-containing protein, with protein MKRFTIATACILSVCLLALPVFAADNSLAEKSTLHSILKSGKLRVGMEPGYMPFEMQNKESKVVGFDVDMAKLMAREMGVELELVPTGWDAIIGSLLTDKFDIIMSGMTVTQQRNLKVNFADPYIIVGQTILLSKKLEGTVKSYKDLNDKKYTVTSKLGTTGEQAVKKNIPRANYKSFETEPEAALEVINGKADAFVYDLPYCVVFYAQKGAGKLVFLDEPFTFEPLGWAIKQGDPDFLNWLNNFLAQARGDGRYDKIYQRWITGTDWIRDVQ; from the coding sequence CGTTTTACAATTGCTACTGCATGTATCCTGTCCGTGTGCCTGCTGGCCCTTCCGGTCTTCGCGGCAGACAACAGCCTCGCTGAAAAATCCACCCTTCATTCCATACTGAAATCCGGCAAACTCCGTGTCGGAATGGAACCCGGATACATGCCCTTCGAGATGCAGAATAAGGAGAGCAAGGTCGTCGGTTTTGACGTGGACATGGCCAAGCTGATGGCCAGGGAAATGGGTGTTGAGCTGGAACTGGTGCCTACCGGGTGGGACGCCATTATCGGATCCCTCCTCACCGACAAGTTCGATATTATCATGAGCGGTATGACTGTCACCCAGCAGCGAAACCTGAAGGTCAACTTCGCCGACCCCTATATTATCGTGGGCCAGACGATCCTTCTCAGCAAAAAACTTGAGGGCACCGTTAAAAGTTACAAAGATCTCAACGATAAAAAATATACGGTCACCTCCAAACTCGGCACTACCGGGGAGCAGGCTGTGAAGAAGAACATTCCCCGAGCCAACTATAAAAGCTTCGAGACCGAGCCGGAAGCTGCCCTTGAGGTGATCAACGGGAAAGCAGATGCCTTTGTCTATGACCTCCCCTACTGTGTCGTTTTCTACGCCCAGAAGGGCGCAGGCAAACTGGTTTTTCTGGATGAGCCCTTCACCTTCGAGCCCCTTGGCTGGGCGATCAAGCAGGGTGACCCTGACTTCCTGAACTGGCTCAACAACTTCCTTGCCCAGGCCAGGGGTGACGGCCGCTATGACAAGATCTACCAGCGGTGGATCACCGGCACCGACTGGATCAGGGATGTTCAGTAG